Proteins encoded together in one Bacteroides zoogleoformans window:
- a CDS encoding ATP-dependent DNA helicase, producing MNFTPDSRNKEFQDALQLIQYTRQSVFLTGKAGTGKSTFLRYICGITKKKHVVLAPTGIAAINAGGSTLHSFFKLPFYPLLPDNANFSLQQRRIHEFFKYTKAHRKLIEELELIIIDEISMVRADIIDAVDRILRVYSRNLREPFGGKQVLLVGDVFQLEPVVKGDEREILNRFYPSPYFFSAKVFSQIDLVSIELQKVYRQTDTAFINVLDHIRNDTVNSSDLQLLNTRYGAEVKQSEADMCITLATRRDNVDYINDKKLAELPGEPVSFFGEIRGDFPESSLPTSQELTLKPGAQIIFIKNDFDRRWVNGTIGVISGFDPIEETIYIITDDGKEVDVKRESWRNIRYKYNEEKKQIEEEELGTFTQYPIRLAWAVTVHKSQGLTFSRVVIDFTGGVFAGGQTYVALSRCTSLEGIELKKPISRADVFVRPEIVSFATRFNNQAAIDRALKQAQADMQYVAATKAFDRGDFDTFLNEFFKAIHSRYDIEKPNIRRFIRRKLHIINTLREENQALRQAALEKEKTLVKYAREYIQMGDECLKLDMKEAAMKNYNKAVSLCPKFKEAWKKIKKLEKEMLKR from the coding sequence TTGAACTTTACTCCCGATAGCCGGAATAAAGAGTTCCAAGATGCCTTGCAACTCATACAATATACCCGCCAGTCCGTCTTCTTGACAGGTAAGGCGGGCACGGGCAAATCCACTTTCCTGAGATACATCTGCGGCATTACGAAGAAAAAACATGTGGTACTGGCTCCCACAGGTATTGCCGCCATCAATGCGGGAGGCAGCACGCTGCACAGCTTCTTCAAATTGCCTTTTTATCCGTTGTTGCCCGATAATGCCAACTTCAGCCTGCAACAAAGGCGCATCCACGAGTTCTTTAAATACACCAAGGCCCATCGCAAGTTGATCGAAGAACTGGAGCTTATCATCATCGACGAGATTTCCATGGTACGTGCAGACATCATCGATGCGGTGGACCGTATTCTGCGTGTTTACTCCCGAAACCTGCGCGAGCCTTTCGGCGGCAAACAGGTTCTATTGGTGGGCGACGTCTTTCAACTGGAACCGGTTGTGAAAGGAGACGAGCGGGAGATTCTGAACCGTTTCTATCCCAGCCCTTACTTCTTTTCGGCAAAAGTGTTCAGTCAGATAGACCTTGTATCCATCGAACTGCAAAAAGTATATCGACAAACCGACACTGCATTCATCAACGTTTTAGATCATATTCGCAACGACACAGTCAATTCTTCCGACCTGCAACTGCTAAATACGCGCTATGGCGCAGAAGTAAAGCAATCGGAGGCGGATATGTGCATCACCCTCGCCACCCGCCGTGACAATGTGGACTATATCAATGATAAGAAGTTGGCGGAACTTCCCGGTGAACCGGTCAGTTTCTTTGGTGAAATCAGGGGTGACTTTCCGGAAAGCAGCCTCCCCACTTCTCAAGAACTCACTCTGAAACCCGGTGCACAAATCATCTTCATCAAGAACGATTTCGACCGCCGCTGGGTGAACGGCACCATCGGTGTCATCAGCGGCTTCGACCCCATTGAGGAAACAATCTACATTATTACCGATGACGGTAAGGAAGTCGACGTGAAACGTGAATCGTGGCGAAACATCCGCTACAAATACAACGAAGAGAAGAAACAGATTGAGGAAGAGGAACTGGGCACTTTCACTCAATATCCTATACGTCTGGCGTGGGCCGTCACCGTGCATAAAAGTCAGGGATTGACCTTCAGTCGTGTGGTCATCGACTTTACCGGCGGAGTGTTTGCCGGCGGACAGACCTATGTGGCCCTCAGCCGCTGCACCTCGCTCGAGGGCATAGAGTTGAAGAAACCCATCAGCCGTGCCGATGTATTCGTGCGTCCTGAGATTGTCAGCTTTGCGACGCGTTTCAACAATCAGGCAGCCATTGACCGTGCCTTAAAGCAAGCGCAGGCGGACATGCAGTATGTCGCTGCCACTAAGGCTTTTGACAGAGGAGATTTCGACACCTTCCTGAACGAGTTCTTTAAGGCCATTCACTCGCGCTACGACATAGAGAAACCGAATATCCGGCGCTTCATCCGCCGGAAGCTTCACATCATCAACACGCTGCGGGAAGAGAATCAGGCTTTGAGACAGGCTGCTCTGGAGAAAGAGAAAACGTTGGTGAAATATGCCCGGGAATACATCCAAATGGGCGATGAATGCTTAAAGCTGGACATGAAAGAAGCTGCCATGAAGAACTACAACAAGGCGGTCAGTCTATGCCCCAAGTTCAAGGAGGCCTGGAAGAAGATAAAGAAGCTGGAAAAGGAAATGCTTAAAAGGTAA
- a CDS encoding L-threonylcarbamoyladenylate synthase: MLLKLYEKNNNAADLQQVIDILNDGGIIIYPTDTMYAMGCHGLKERAIERICRLKDIDPKKNDLSIICYDLSKVSEYAKVDNATFKLMKRNLPGPFTFILPGTTRLPKIFRNRKEVGIRMPGNVIIQEIARLLNAPIMTATLPRDEHEDIEYCTDPELIEEKYGATVDLIIDGGIGSTDLSTVVDCTNGEIEIVRQGAGWLDE; the protein is encoded by the coding sequence ATGCTTCTGAAACTATATGAAAAGAACAACAATGCTGCCGACCTTCAGCAGGTTATCGATATTTTAAATGACGGCGGCATCATTATCTATCCTACCGACACGATGTATGCCATGGGGTGTCACGGATTGAAAGAACGTGCCATCGAGCGCATCTGCCGTCTCAAAGATATAGATCCGAAGAAAAACGACCTCTCCATCATTTGTTACGACTTGAGTAAAGTAAGCGAGTATGCCAAAGTGGATAATGCCACTTTCAAGCTGATGAAGCGTAATCTTCCCGGCCCTTTCACCTTTATTCTGCCGGGTACCACCCGGCTTCCCAAGATATTCCGTAATCGCAAAGAAGTGGGTATACGCATGCCCGGCAACGTCATCATTCAGGAAATAGCCCGCTTGCTAAATGCTCCTATCATGACCGCCACCTTACCCCGCGACGAGCACGAAGACATAGAATATTGCACCGACCCCGAGCTGATAGAAGAAAAATACGGAGCCACCGTCGATTTAATAATCGACGGTGGCATCGGCAGCACCGACCTTTCTACGGTGGTGGATTGCACTAATGGAGAAATAGAAATCGTACGGCAGGGGGCAGGATGGCTGGATGAATGA
- a CDS encoding DUF349 domain-containing protein, with the protein MMDAHDTNLPEKTVELEEGKKAAEVSENKITETPAEEVVSKKPVEVDRKLTKEEILVKLKEMVADVENVAKPEIDTLKQIFYRLHNAEQEAARKLFVENGGAAEDFVPQADCLEEEFKHIMSVIKEKRSALVAEQEKQKEMNLQIKLSIIEELKELVESSDDPNKNYAEFKKLQQQWNEVTLLPQGKINELWKNYQLYVEKFYDLLKLNNEFREYDFKKNLEIKMHLCDAAEKLANEPDVVSAFHQLQKLHQEFRDTGPVAKELRDEIWARFKAASTAVNRRHQQHFEALKEVEQNNLDQKTVICEIIEAIDYNELTNFASWEKMTQEIIALQNKWKNIGFAPQKMNVKIFERFRKACDEFFRKKGEFVKTLKESMYENLEKKRALCEKAEALKESTDWKQTADELTKLQKEWKTIGPVTKKYSDAVWKRFISACDYFFEQKNKAASSQRTAEHDNLEKKKAVIEQLDAICDEMDTEEASQLVRNLMKEWNSIGHVPFKEKDKIYKQYHNRIDELFSQFNISASNKKISNFKSTIVSIQENSPQTLYREREKLARTFENMKNELLTYENNLGFLTASSKKGNSLLTEINRKVEKLKADIELVKEKIKVIDENIEGRE; encoded by the coding sequence ATGATGGACGCGCATGACACTAACCTGCCTGAAAAAACAGTAGAGTTAGAAGAAGGAAAAAAAGCAGCAGAGGTTTCTGAAAATAAAATCACGGAAACTCCCGCTGAAGAAGTTGTTTCAAAAAAGCCTGTAGAAGTTGACCGGAAACTCACAAAGGAAGAAATTCTGGTCAAGCTGAAGGAAATGGTCGCCGATGTGGAGAATGTGGCGAAACCGGAGATAGATACCTTGAAGCAGATTTTCTACAGATTACACAATGCCGAACAAGAAGCGGCGCGAAAGTTATTTGTTGAAAACGGGGGAGCGGCAGAAGATTTTGTTCCGCAGGCAGACTGCCTGGAAGAGGAATTTAAACACATCATGTCCGTCATCAAAGAAAAAAGAAGTGCACTTGTGGCCGAACAGGAAAAGCAGAAGGAAATGAATCTGCAAATCAAGCTTTCCATCATCGAGGAACTGAAGGAGCTGGTGGAATCTTCCGATGACCCGAACAAAAACTATGCGGAATTTAAGAAGCTGCAACAACAATGGAATGAAGTTACCCTGCTGCCGCAAGGCAAAATCAACGAACTTTGGAAAAACTATCAGTTGTATGTAGAGAAGTTCTACGACCTTTTGAAACTGAACAATGAGTTTCGTGAGTATGACTTCAAGAAAAACCTGGAAATCAAGATGCATTTGTGTGATGCTGCCGAGAAGTTGGCAAATGAGCCCGATGTGGTTTCTGCTTTCCATCAGTTGCAAAAGTTACATCAGGAGTTTCGAGATACAGGGCCGGTAGCCAAAGAATTGCGCGATGAAATATGGGCACGTTTCAAGGCTGCCTCTACCGCCGTAAACCGTCGTCACCAACAACATTTCGAAGCATTGAAAGAAGTGGAACAGAATAATCTGGACCAGAAAACCGTGATTTGTGAAATCATCGAAGCCATTGATTACAATGAACTGACAAACTTTGCTTCTTGGGAGAAGATGACACAAGAAATCATTGCTCTTCAAAATAAATGGAAAAATATCGGTTTTGCTCCCCAAAAGATGAACGTGAAGATTTTCGAACGTTTCCGCAAAGCGTGTGATGAATTCTTCCGCAAGAAAGGTGAATTTGTCAAGACATTGAAGGAGAGTATGTACGAAAACTTAGAAAAGAAACGGGCGTTGTGTGAAAAGGCGGAGGCGCTGAAAGAGAGCACGGACTGGAAACAAACTGCCGACGAGCTGACCAAACTTCAAAAGGAATGGAAAACCATCGGACCGGTGACCAAGAAATATTCGGATGCTGTGTGGAAACGCTTTATCTCTGCTTGCGATTACTTCTTCGAGCAAAAGAACAAAGCAGCTTCTTCGCAACGCACCGCGGAGCACGACAATCTGGAAAAGAAAAAAGCCGTCATCGAACAGCTGGACGCTATCTGCGATGAGATGGACACAGAAGAAGCCTCACAATTGGTACGTAATCTGATGAAGGAGTGGAACAGTATCGGGCATGTGCCTTTCAAAGAAAAGGACAAAATCTATAAGCAATATCACAACCGGATAGATGAGCTGTTCAGTCAATTCAATATCAGTGCGTCGAACAAAAAAATAAGCAACTTCAAATCAACAATTGTCTCCATCCAGGAAAACAGTCCGCAAACTCTTTATCGCGAGCGCGAGAAGTTGGCACGCACTTTTGAAAACATGAAGAACGAACTGCTGACCTACGAAAACAACCTTGGATTCCTCACGGCTTCTTCCAAGAAAGGAAACAGTCTATTGACCGAAATCAACCGCAAGGTGGAAAAACTGAAAGCGGATATCGAACTCGTCAAAGAGAAAATCAAGGTGATTGACGAGAACATTGAAGGCAGGGAGTGA
- the mgtE gene encoding magnesium transporter — MEITEEYIDRVKGLIEEKDAETVKELLMALHPADIAELCNDLDPEEARFVYRLLDNETAADVLVEMDEDVRKEFLEILPSETIAKRFVDYMDTDDAVDLIRELDEDKQEEILSHIEDIEQAGDIVDLLKYDEDTAGGLMGTEMVTVNENWSMPECLKEMRLQAEKLDEIYYVYVIDDEDRLQGVFPLKKMITSPSVSKVKHVMKKEPISVHVDTSIDEVVQVIEKYDLVAVPVVDSIGRLVGQITVDDVMDEVREQSERDYQLASGLSQDVETDDNVMRQTTARLPWLIIGMLGGIGNSMILGNFDTTFAAHPEMALYIPLIGGTGGNVGTQSSAIIVQGLANSSLDAKDTFKQVAKEAVVAAINATIISLLVYIYNFVRFGATATVTYSVSISLFAVVMFASIFGTLVPMTLEKLKVDPAIATGPFISITNDIIGMMLYMGITVLLS; from the coding sequence ATGGAAATAACTGAAGAATACATAGATAGAGTCAAAGGACTGATTGAAGAAAAGGATGCAGAGACAGTCAAGGAGCTTTTGATGGCCCTTCATCCGGCGGATATTGCGGAACTGTGCAATGATCTTGATCCGGAAGAAGCTCGCTTCGTCTATCGTCTTCTGGACAATGAAACAGCGGCCGACGTACTGGTGGAAATGGATGAGGACGTCCGGAAAGAATTTCTTGAAATTCTACCCTCCGAAACCATTGCCAAGCGTTTTGTGGACTATATGGATACGGACGATGCCGTGGATCTGATACGTGAACTCGATGAAGACAAACAAGAAGAAATCCTTTCGCACATCGAGGACATAGAGCAGGCCGGAGACATCGTGGATTTGCTGAAGTATGATGAAGACACGGCCGGTGGATTGATGGGTACCGAGATGGTGACCGTCAACGAGAACTGGAGTATGCCGGAGTGTCTGAAAGAGATGCGTCTGCAAGCCGAAAAGCTGGATGAAATCTATTATGTGTATGTCATCGATGATGAAGACCGCTTGCAGGGGGTCTTTCCACTGAAGAAAATGATTACCTCGCCGTCTGTCTCAAAGGTGAAGCATGTGATGAAGAAAGAACCGATATCGGTACATGTAGATACCTCCATCGACGAAGTGGTGCAGGTCATCGAAAAGTACGACTTGGTGGCAGTTCCCGTAGTGGACAGTATCGGGCGCCTGGTGGGGCAGATTACTGTGGACGACGTCATGGACGAGGTGCGCGAGCAGTCGGAACGCGACTACCAATTGGCATCGGGTTTGTCACAGGATGTAGAGACGGACGACAACGTAATGCGTCAGACCACCGCCCGCTTGCCGTGGTTGATTATCGGTATGTTGGGCGGCATAGGCAACTCTATGATATTGGGTAATTTTGATACTACTTTTGCCGCTCATCCCGAAATGGCTCTCTACATTCCACTGATTGGCGGTACGGGAGGCAACGTGGGAACCCAGTCTTCGGCCATCATTGTACAAGGACTGGCCAACAGTTCTTTGGATGCCAAAGATACTTTCAAACAGGTTGCCAAGGAAGCTGTTGTGGCAGCAATCAACGCCACCATCATTTCTTTGTTGGTATATATTTATAATTTTGTTCGCTTCGGAGCCACGGCCACAGTCACTTACTCCGTTTCCATCAGTCTCTTTGCTGTCGTCATGTTTGCCTCTATATTCGGTACGCTGGTGCCCATGACGCTGGAGAAGCTGAAGGTTGATCCGGCTATCGCTACCGGCCCCTTTATTTCAATTACCAATGACATTATAGGCATGATGCTTTATATGGGTATTACCGTACTGTTGTCATAA
- the rsmA gene encoding 16S rRNA (adenine(1518)-N(6)/adenine(1519)-N(6))-dimethyltransferase RsmA, producing MRLVKPKKFLGQHFLNDRKVAQDIADTVDACPEIPILEVGPGMGVLTCFLLPKGRDVKVVELDYESVAYLREAYPQLEDNIIEDDFLKMNLRHLFGGRPFVLTGNYPYNISSQIFFKMLEYKDLIPCCTGMIQKEVAERIASAPGKKAYGILSVLIQAWYKVEYLFTVDEHVFNPPPKVKSAVIRMTRNGTQALGCDEKLFKQIVKTTFNQRRKTLRNSIKPILGKDCPLTEDPLFNKRPEQLSVQEFIDLTNKVATALKKRD from the coding sequence ATGAGATTAGTTAAACCTAAAAAGTTTCTTGGCCAGCACTTCCTGAACGACCGGAAAGTGGCGCAGGACATTGCCGATACGGTGGATGCTTGCCCCGAAATTCCCATTCTCGAAGTAGGGCCGGGTATGGGAGTGTTGACCTGTTTCCTTCTGCCCAAGGGGCGCGATGTCAAAGTGGTGGAGCTGGACTATGAGTCGGTGGCCTACCTGAGGGAAGCCTATCCGCAATTGGAAGACAATATCATCGAGGACGATTTTCTCAAGATGAACCTGCGACACTTGTTCGGCGGCAGGCCTTTTGTGCTGACAGGAAACTATCCCTACAACATTTCCAGTCAGATATTTTTCAAGATGCTGGAGTATAAAGACTTGATTCCCTGCTGTACGGGCATGATACAAAAAGAGGTGGCCGAACGCATTGCTTCCGCCCCGGGCAAGAAAGCATACGGCATCCTGAGCGTGCTGATACAGGCATGGTACAAAGTAGAATACCTCTTCACCGTAGATGAACACGTGTTCAATCCTCCACCCAAAGTGAAGAGCGCCGTTATCCGCATGACGCGCAACGGGACGCAAGCGTTGGGATGCGACGAGAAGCTGTTCAAGCAGATAGTGAAGACAACTTTTAACCAACGCCGCAAGACTTTGCGGAATTCCATCAAGCCGATACTTGGGAAAGATTGCCCGCTGACGGAAGACCCATTGTTCAATAAACGACCGGAGCAACTTTCCGTGCAAGAATTTATTGATTTGACAAACAAAGTGGCGACAGCTCTGAAAAAACGTGATTAA
- a CDS encoding lysylphosphatidylglycerol synthase transmembrane domain-containing protein, which produces MKKLMKKTLKVVLPILLGGFILYWVYRDFDFGKAKAVLLHTTNWWWMLFSLFFGIMSHVFRGWRWKQTLEPLNARPKTGDCVDAIFVSYAANLILPRLGEVSRCGVLAKYDNVSFAKSLGTVVTERLVDTLCILLITGIAFLLQMPVFFRFFEETGTKIPSLLHLVTSPWFYVALFCIIGVATLFHFLLRTLSFFEKVKGVVLNVWEGVMSLRKVRNIPLFILYTLLIWMCYFYHFYITFHCFTFTAHLGYSAGLVMFAGGTFAVIVPTPNGAGPWHFAIITMMMLYGINVTDAGVFALIVHGIQTLLVIVLGIWGWMHLSFTNRKSLPPHI; this is translated from the coding sequence ATGAAGAAACTCATGAAAAAGACACTGAAAGTTGTACTGCCCATTCTTTTGGGAGGGTTCATCCTTTATTGGGTATATCGTGATTTTGACTTTGGAAAGGCAAAAGCGGTGCTTCTACACACCACAAACTGGTGGTGGATGCTTTTTTCTCTCTTCTTCGGCATCATGAGCCATGTGTTCCGCGGCTGGCGCTGGAAGCAGACGCTGGAACCTTTGAATGCCCGTCCCAAGACCGGCGATTGTGTGGATGCCATTTTTGTGTCGTATGCAGCCAATCTGATACTGCCTCGTCTGGGCGAAGTGTCACGTTGCGGCGTATTGGCCAAATATGACAATGTCTCTTTTGCCAAATCGCTGGGAACGGTAGTTACCGAACGTTTGGTCGATACCCTTTGCATCCTGCTGATTACAGGCATCGCCTTTCTGTTGCAAATGCCGGTCTTTTTCCGTTTCTTCGAAGAAACGGGTACAAAAATCCCTTCACTGCTGCATCTGGTCACTTCTCCCTGGTTTTATGTCGCACTTTTCTGCATCATCGGGGTGGCAACACTCTTTCATTTCCTTCTGCGGACACTTTCCTTTTTTGAAAAGGTGAAAGGGGTTGTACTGAACGTATGGGAAGGGGTGATGTCGCTCCGAAAAGTGAGAAACATCCCCTTATTCATTCTCTACACGCTACTCATCTGGATGTGCTATTTCTACCATTTCTATATCACTTTCCATTGTTTCACCTTCACCGCTCATCTTGGCTATTCGGCCGGTTTGGTGATGTTTGCAGGCGGCACGTTTGCCGTCATTGTACCCACGCCAAACGGTGCAGGCCCATGGCACTTTGCCATCATCACCATGATGATGCTTTACGGGATAAACGTCACCGATGCCGGGGTTTTTGCACTGATAGTGCACGGCATACAGACATTGCTGGTCATCGTATTGGGAATTTGGGGATGGATGCACCTGTCATTCACTAACCGGAAATCTCTTCCACCCCATATTTAA
- a CDS encoding prephenate dehydrogenase/arogenate dehydrogenase family protein, protein MRILILGAGKMGSFFTDILSFQHETAVYDVNPHQLRFVYNTYRFTAPEEIKDFEPELVINAATVKYTLDAFRQVLPLLPKDCILSDIASVKTGLKKFYEESGFRYVSTHPMFGPTFASLNNLNTENAIIISEGDHLGKIFFKDLYQTMKLNIFEYTFEEHDETVAYSLSIPFVSTFVFAAVMKHQEAPGTTFKKHMAIAKGLLNEDDYLLQEILFNPRTPSQVENIRLELKNLLTIISNKDAEDMKKYLTKIRANIK, encoded by the coding sequence ATGCGAATACTAATACTTGGAGCCGGGAAAATGGGCTCTTTCTTTACAGACATCCTGAGCTTTCAGCACGAGACGGCCGTGTACGACGTCAATCCGCACCAGCTGCGCTTTGTCTACAACACCTATCGCTTCACCGCACCGGAGGAGATAAAAGACTTCGAGCCGGAACTGGTCATCAATGCCGCCACGGTGAAATATACGTTGGACGCCTTTCGGCAAGTGCTGCCCCTGCTGCCCAAAGATTGCATCTTAAGCGACATAGCCTCGGTAAAGACCGGCCTGAAGAAGTTTTACGAGGAAAGCGGTTTCCGCTACGTCTCCACGCACCCCATGTTCGGTCCGACGTTTGCCAGCCTCAACAACCTGAATACGGAAAATGCCATCATCATCAGCGAAGGCGACCATCTGGGCAAGATTTTCTTCAAAGACCTCTATCAGACGATGAAGCTGAACATTTTTGAGTACACGTTTGAAGAGCATGACGAAACGGTGGCATACTCGCTGTCCATTCCTTTCGTCTCCACGTTTGTGTTTGCAGCGGTGATGAAGCATCAAGAAGCGCCGGGCACCACCTTCAAGAAACACATGGCCATCGCCAAAGGTCTGCTGAACGAGGACGACTACCTGCTGCAGGAGATTCTCTTCAACCCGCGCACTCCTTCGCAAGTAGAGAACATCCGTCTGGAACTGAAGAATCTGCTCACCATCATCTCCAACAAAGACGCCGAGGACATGAAGAAGTATCTGACGAAAATCAGGGCGAACATCAAATAG
- a CDS encoding bifunctional 3-deoxy-7-phosphoheptulonate synthase/chorismate mutase type II: protein MELELEPIKLPGVEDKRPLMIAGPCSAETEEQVMNTAKQLADKGIKIFRAGIWKPRTKPGGFEGIGVDGLPWLKEVKKETGMYVATEVATAKHVYECLKAGIDILWLGARTTANPFAVQEIADALKGVDIPVLVKNPVNPDLELWIGAMERINNSGLKRLAAIHRGFSSYDKKIYRNLPQWHIPIELRRRIPNLPIICDPSHIGGKRELIAPLCQQAMDLGFNGLIVETHCNPDGAWSDAAQQVTPDVLDYILNLLVIRKETQNTENLNELRKQIDECDNNLIQELAKRMRIAREIGTYKKEHDMTILQTGRYNEILEKRGSQGALCGMDTKFIKTVFEAIHEESVRQQMEIINK from the coding sequence ATGGAACTCGAATTAGAACCCATCAAACTGCCCGGCGTAGAAGACAAACGTCCGCTGATGATTGCCGGACCGTGCAGTGCCGAGACTGAAGAACAAGTGATGAACACCGCCAAGCAACTGGCCGACAAAGGTATCAAGATTTTCCGTGCCGGGATATGGAAACCGCGCACCAAACCGGGCGGTTTCGAAGGCATCGGTGTAGATGGCCTGCCTTGGCTGAAGGAAGTAAAGAAAGAGACGGGCATGTACGTGGCTACCGAAGTGGCTACCGCCAAGCATGTGTACGAATGCCTGAAAGCGGGCATAGACATCCTTTGGCTGGGGGCGCGCACCACTGCCAACCCCTTCGCCGTGCAGGAAATAGCAGATGCGCTGAAAGGCGTGGACATCCCCGTACTGGTGAAAAACCCCGTCAACCCCGACCTCGAATTATGGATTGGAGCCATGGAGCGTATCAACAATTCCGGTTTGAAGCGCCTGGCCGCCATTCATCGCGGATTCAGCAGCTACGACAAGAAGATATACCGCAATCTGCCGCAATGGCACATCCCCATCGAGTTACGCCGCCGCATCCCCAACCTGCCTATCATCTGCGACCCCAGTCATATCGGAGGCAAACGCGAACTGATAGCTCCTCTTTGCCAACAAGCCATGGACTTGGGCTTCAACGGGCTGATTGTGGAGACACATTGTAATCCCGACGGTGCATGGAGCGATGCCGCCCAGCAGGTAACGCCGGATGTGTTGGACTATATCCTTAACTTGCTCGTCATCCGCAAAGAAACGCAAAACACGGAAAACCTCAACGAACTGCGCAAGCAGATTGACGAATGCGACAACAACCTGATACAAGAGCTGGCCAAACGCATGCGCATCGCCCGCGAAATAGGTACTTACAAGAAAGAGCACGACATGACCATCTTGCAGACCGGACGCTACAACGAGATTCTGGAAAAGCGTGGTTCGCAAGGCGCACTCTGCGGCATGGACACTAAATTTATAAAGACCGTGTTCGAGGCCATACACGAAGAAAGCGTGAGGCAACAAATGGAAATCATCAACAAATAA
- a CDS encoding pyridoxal phosphate-dependent aminotransferase — protein MKMENQASKIKPAQRLASVSEYYFSKKLKEVAQMNAQGKDVISLGIGSPDMPPSEQTVQTLCEAARNPDGHGYMPYAGIPELRRAFAGWYKKWYGVELNPDTEIQPLIGSKEGILHVTLAFVNPGEQVLVPNPGYPTYTSLSKILGAEVVNYNLKEENGWMPDFDELEKMDMSRVKLMWTNYPNMPTGANATPELYEKLVDFARRKDIVIVNDNPYSFILNEHPVSILSVPGAKDCCIEFNSMSKSHNMPGWRIGMLASNADFVQWILKVKSNIDSGMFRAMQLAAAVALEAEKEWYDGNNANYRNRRRLAGEIMNALGCTYNENQTGMFLWGKIPESCTDVEELTERVLHEARVFITPGFIFGSNGKRFIRISLCCKEDKLAEALERIRKIKE, from the coding sequence ATGAAGATGGAAAATCAAGCCTCTAAAATAAAGCCGGCACAACGCCTGGCAAGCGTAAGCGAGTACTACTTCTCGAAGAAACTGAAAGAAGTGGCGCAGATGAATGCCCAAGGCAAAGACGTCATCAGTCTGGGCATAGGCAGTCCCGACATGCCGCCTTCGGAGCAAACCGTGCAGACCCTTTGCGAAGCCGCCCGGAACCCGGACGGGCACGGCTACATGCCCTACGCAGGCATTCCGGAGCTGCGCCGCGCATTTGCCGGCTGGTATAAGAAGTGGTACGGCGTGGAACTGAATCCTGACACCGAGATACAGCCGCTCATCGGCTCCAAAGAAGGCATCCTGCACGTCACGCTGGCTTTTGTCAATCCCGGCGAACAGGTGTTGGTGCCCAATCCCGGCTATCCTACTTATACCTCGCTCAGCAAGATACTCGGCGCCGAAGTGGTGAACTACAACCTGAAAGAAGAAAACGGCTGGATGCCCGACTTCGACGAGCTGGAAAAGATGGACATGAGCCGCGTGAAACTGATGTGGACCAACTATCCCAACATGCCGACAGGAGCCAACGCCACTCCGGAACTTTATGAAAAACTGGTTGACTTTGCCCGCCGCAAGGACATCGTCATCGTAAACGACAACCCCTACAGCTTCATCTTGAACGAACATCCCGTCAGCATACTCAGCGTGCCGGGAGCCAAAGATTGCTGCATCGAGTTCAACTCCATGAGCAAGAGCCATAACATGCCGGGCTGGCGCATCGGCATGCTGGCCTCGAACGCCGACTTCGTGCAATGGATACTGAAAGTAAAGAGCAACATAGACAGCGGCATGTTCCGCGCCATGCAACTGGCTGCGGCCGTTGCGCTGGAAGCGGAAAAAGAATGGTATGACGGCAACAACGCCAACTATCGCAATCGCCGCCGGCTGGCAGGAGAAATCATGAACGCCCTGGGATGCACCTATAACGAAAACCAGACGGGAATGTTCCTTTGGGGGAAGATTCCGGAAAGTTGCACCGATGTGGAAGAGCTGACGGAACGCGTGCTTCATGAAGCCCGGGTATTCATCACGCCCGGTTTTATCTTCGGAAGCAACGGAAAAAGGTTCATCCGCATTTCACTTTGCTGCAAAGAGGATAAACTGGCCGAGGCGTTGGAAAGGATCAGAAAAATAAAAGAATAA